From a region of the Odontesthes bonariensis isolate fOdoBon6 chromosome 4, fOdoBon6.hap1, whole genome shotgun sequence genome:
- the cd5 gene encoding uncharacterized protein cd5 isoform X1, with protein sequence MDLRTVVIVTTFALVTAGSNSTETPANSGATTSLPNSSSCDGACPPAATEPSVTAPSSSSSSSPILGLLTVRWSSKCEGHVFLVPYFHFKHSLPVCFNLDTHFQSIINNVCLTKEGCQKVSLNPGEIKEGYKVTEKGANKESSCEIIRVTCTGKELPDVKGQLQAYKVVTALLCCVLLVLLLIRFTRPTVKALQKRLSDKRQTRWIGPTQSVSYHRGNTAVKSSDGEKRLSYPALERLTIGDIHDPSYNRNSGYSF encoded by the exons ATGGATCTCAGAACCGTTGTGATCGTCACAACTTTTGCTCTGGTGACTGCAG GATCCAACTCAACTGAAACACCAGCGAACAGCGGTGCGACTACTTCCCTGCCCAACAGCTCCAGCTGCGACGGTGCCTGCcctcctgctgccactgaaCCCTCTGTTACTGCCCCCTCCAGCTCCAGCAGCTCCTCACCCATCCTGGGCCTCCTCACAGTCAGATGGTCAAGCAAATGTGAAGGCCATGTCTTCCTGGTTCCATATTTTCACTTCAAACACTCCTTACCTGTTTGTTTCAACCTAGACACACATTTTCAGAGTATCATAAATAATGTGTGTCTGACTAAGGAAGGCTGTCAGAAAGTCTCGCTCAATCCTGGCGAGATCAAAGAGGGTTATAAGGTAACCGAGAAGGGGGCCAACAAGGAGTCCAGCTGCGAGATAATCAGAGTCACCTGTACAG GAAAGGAGCTCCCAGATGTGAAGGGACAGCTGCAGGCCTACAAAGTGGTGAcagctttgctctgctgtgtGCTGCTGGTCCTTTTATTAATCCGCTTCACCAGACCCACCGTTAAAGCCCTGCAGAAGAGAT TATCAGATAAGAGGCAAACACGCTGGATTGGACCAACACAGAGTG TGTCTTACCACCGAGGGAACACTGCAGTTAAAAGCAGTGATGGAGAGAAGAGGCTGTCATACCCAG CTCTGGAGCGTctgacgatcggcgacatccACGACCCTTCGTACAACAGAAACAGTGGCTACAGCTTCTAG
- the cd5 gene encoding uncharacterized protein cd5 isoform X2, with translation MDLRTVVIVTTFALVTAGSNSTETPANSGATTSLPNSSSCDGACPPAATEPSVTAPSSSSSSSPILGLLTVRWSSKCEGHVFLVPYFHFKHSLPVCFNLDTHFQSIINNVCLTKEGCQKVSLNPGEIKEGYKVTEKGANKESSCEIIRVTCTGKELPDVKGQLQAYKVVTALLCCVLLVLLLIRFTRPTVKALQKRLSDKRQTRWIGPTQSALERLTIGDIHDPSYNRNSGYSF, from the exons ATGGATCTCAGAACCGTTGTGATCGTCACAACTTTTGCTCTGGTGACTGCAG GATCCAACTCAACTGAAACACCAGCGAACAGCGGTGCGACTACTTCCCTGCCCAACAGCTCCAGCTGCGACGGTGCCTGCcctcctgctgccactgaaCCCTCTGTTACTGCCCCCTCCAGCTCCAGCAGCTCCTCACCCATCCTGGGCCTCCTCACAGTCAGATGGTCAAGCAAATGTGAAGGCCATGTCTTCCTGGTTCCATATTTTCACTTCAAACACTCCTTACCTGTTTGTTTCAACCTAGACACACATTTTCAGAGTATCATAAATAATGTGTGTCTGACTAAGGAAGGCTGTCAGAAAGTCTCGCTCAATCCTGGCGAGATCAAAGAGGGTTATAAGGTAACCGAGAAGGGGGCCAACAAGGAGTCCAGCTGCGAGATAATCAGAGTCACCTGTACAG GAAAGGAGCTCCCAGATGTGAAGGGACAGCTGCAGGCCTACAAAGTGGTGAcagctttgctctgctgtgtGCTGCTGGTCCTTTTATTAATCCGCTTCACCAGACCCACCGTTAAAGCCCTGCAGAAGAGAT TATCAGATAAGAGGCAAACACGCTGGATTGGACCAACACAGAGTG CTCTGGAGCGTctgacgatcggcgacatccACGACCCTTCGTACAACAGAAACAGTGGCTACAGCTTCTAG